From a region of the Corvus cornix cornix isolate S_Up_H32 chromosome 2, ASM73873v5, whole genome shotgun sequence genome:
- the GCNT2 gene encoding LOW QUALITY PROTEIN: N-acetyllactosaminide beta-1,6-N-acetylglucosaminyl-transferase (The sequence of the model RefSeq protein was modified relative to this genomic sequence to represent the inferred CDS: inserted 2 bases in 2 codons; deleted 1 base in 1 codon; substituted 1 base at 1 genomic stop codon): MDEWFFFILYSLAGKWKISFSEPDCTEYVPQNHHTACALSAEEAACTLAYVVTLHKEFETFYLFFRELFMPWNVYCVHVDXHSKSHSPSSRQRSFLSTSLVSWAKRVVXGSISCLWTDLHCTRDLLALAMPWCYLLNTCGQDLSLNNNREVIQLLKGLGGKNITSRVLPPPHVTTCTKYVHREXTSLFLFFHAVEHLSARCPQLHNLTIYFGSAYMAITRPFVGFVLQDQHVLDLLAQPEDTNSCEGHFWVMLSRIQGWKMNRISPPCMLLLEASGRTLLLLTP, translated from the exons ATGGATGAGTGGTTCTTCTTCATCCTGTATTCTTTGGCTGGAAAATG gaaaatatcatTCAGTGAACCTGACTGCACAGAGTACGTCCCACAGAACCACCACACCGCCTGCGCCCTCTCAGCCGAGGAGGCCGCCTGCACCCTCGCTTATGTCGTGACATTGCACAAAGAGTTTGAGACCTTCTATCTTTTCTTCAGGGAGTTGTTCATGCCCTGGAATGTCTACTGTGTTCATGTGG GTCATTCAAAGAGCCATTCCCCTTCCAGCAGGCAGCGCTCCTTTCTCAGCACCTCCCTTGTTTCCTGGGCAAAGCGGGTGGTCTAgggcagcatctcctgcctgtGGACTGACCTCCACTGCACGAGAGACCTG TTGGCCTTGGCCATGCCCTGGTGCTACCTACTCAACACCTGTGGTCAGGATCTCTCTTTGAATAACAACAGGGAGGTCATCCAGCTGCTGAAGGGCCTTGGGGGCAAGAACATCACATCCAGGGTGCTGCCACCTCCCCACGTCACCACCTGCACCAAATATGTGCACAGGG TAACTTcactcttccttttctttcatgctgTGGAACATTTGAGCGCAAGATGCCCCCAGCTGCACAACTTGACCATCTATTTTGGCTCTGCATACATGGCCATCACCAGGCCCTTTGTGGGGTTCGTGCTGCAGGACCAGCATGTTCTTgatctgctggcacagcccgAGGACACCAACAGCTGTGAGGGACACTTCTGGGTGATGCTCAGCAGGATCCAG GGTTGGAAGATGAACAGGATTTCACCCCCCTGCATGTTGCTTTTAGAAGCCTCTGGTAGGACTCTACTGCTCCTGACTCCCTAG